A stretch of DNA from Ammospiza nelsoni isolate bAmmNel1 chromosome 10, bAmmNel1.pri, whole genome shotgun sequence:
TGATGCAAATGGAAACAACACCTTTGTGTCCTACGCTTGTTGTGAAGTGGAGCTGTTGATGCAGTGAATGAATATGAAATGTTTCAGACCAAAGTGAAATAATTCTTAAATGAGTGTAATTTCATTTGTAAATGAGCGTAACTTCCCAAAACACAACTTTCCCCAAAATCTCCTAAACCAAGCCGTCACCTTGGACTTGGTCACCTCAAAGGTCTTCTCCTACCTCAACAGttctatgattccatggttctgCAATTCGTAAAGTACCAACCCTTCTGATTCCCAAAATGTAGCTTGTTTTTTAGCGGGTTTTCTCTGTTCCCCTTTCAGATTCCCTCTGAAGGATTCGAAGCGCTTGATTCAGTGGCTGAAAGCTGTTCAGAGAGACAACTGGACTCCCACCAAGTATTCCTTTCTCTGCAGCGAGCACTTCACCAAAGACAGTTTCTTCAAGCGGCTGGAAGACCATCACCGTTTGCTGAAgcccactgctgtccccaccaTCTTCCAGCTGGTGGAGAAGAAGCACGGCAAGCTGGATTATGtcaggagcagaaggaaaatagCCAGGCAGGTGCTGGTGAAGGATGGGGAGGCCCCGCAGGAGGGAGGCGGTGAGGTAGCACATAGGTCTCCATCTTCTGGCCAGGACTTCATGGTGATGCAAGGGACGAAAGAGATGGAGGAGGCCACTCTGAAAGAGGAAATAGGATCCGTGCCCAAGGAGGAGCAGGCCCTCCACAGCCAGCTGGACGGCCCTCGGAGAAGGACGTTAGGGGATCATTTGGGCACCAAGGCTGGGGTGCAGGTGAAGCCCGAGAGGTCTCCTGGCAAGGactgtgccaggggcagctgggcagggagctgggtggCAGACAGGAGCGGCGTGTCCGTGGACGATTTCACCCCTCCAGCCTCCGGTGCCTGCAAGTTCATCGGCTCCCTGCACTCGTACAGCTTTTCCTCCAAGCACGCCAGGGAGAGGCCGTCTCTCCCCAAGGAGCAGCTAGAAAGGAAAAGGCCAAAGAGAGACGtggagcccagctgcagcagccaacCGTTGGGGCACGACAAGGCCGTCGCAGAAGCGTCCCCGACATCATCCCTCACGGCCACCCCCCAGAAACCCTCGCAGGGTCTGTCGGCGTCCCCGGCCGACCTGACCCCTCGTCCCGCCGCCGAGGCCGTGCTGGGGCGCAAGGGGGACACGGACGCCAACCCCATGTCCATCAACGAGGTGATCATGTCGGCCTCGGGCGCCTGCAAGCTCATCGACTCCCTGCACTCGTACTGCTTCTCCTCGCGGCAGAGCAAGAGCCAGGTGTGCTGCCTGCGCGAGCAGGTGGAGAAGAAGAACGGCGAGCTGAAGCTCCTGAGGCAGAGGATCAGCCGCTCCGACAGCCAAGTCAGGAAGCTCAAGGAGAAGCTCAATGAGATGAAGCGCAACACTTTCCCTTACTTGAACAGCCTGATATCCCAGGACTGTGGTCAGTATTGCCAggggtgctgtgctgcactcagGTGGAATTCCCTGCTTTCTTAAGTTGGGGGCTGTGAAAGGTGTGATGGGGAGAAGGTGTGACACTCTGGGAAGGAGGAGTAGCAGCTTCTCTAACACCAATGGATACAGATTAAAAAATTCGCTCAGTGGGCCCACAAGTTAATTCTTACACCCCTAACCTTTCCAAGATGTGGAATCAGAATTTAGATTGTGGTGTTACAGGCAACTCTatatgaatttattttcatgaatttattttcttttctttctgaattattttaacttATTTGTGATACAGTGGCTCCTACTAggattttccttcttcctttggCAAtgcctgtgattttttttctggtgtgtTAATGAGCTGTCCTAGCAGCAGGTATCTGGGAAATCTGTTATTGTCCTCAGTGGCATAAGAAATACTTTTGGTATTGGATTTCATATACTGCACTCAGTATTGAGGATACAGGAAATGCAAGTGAAGTGGGAGGTATCAAATATGACAATGTCATGAGGCACATTGAGGTCACAATTTGTGAGCAAATGTCTgatcctttcctcccttttaaGGCAGAAGAAGTCAGGAAACATAATAAAGCAGGGAGTGATGGAAGATACTTCTCTAtcaattacaaaaataataacTAAACACCATAAAGCATAGGGGAACTCAGTGAGGGATCAGGTCATGTAAAAAGTTTGTTAGAAATCAAATGAGgcccttcttcttcttcaaaaaaaaagtgtcttttAATGTACAATGTGTACACAGTGACTGATTGCAAGGTGCATTTCAGGGCAGGAGTTTGGGACCCTCTAATGgtggtgtgtgtgtggctgATGAGAAAACTTTGGGTTGCCTTGGGAAGGATTTGTGATGTGGGGCTTGCTTGGAGAAGTTGTCACCTGTGGAGGGTTGGTGTCTCCTGCTGGCTGATTCTCACCTTTCCTTTAGGAGAAACACTCCATGGCTTCTTCTGGGGATGTTGGGAAGTCAGAAAAGTGATGCTGGCATGGACAGCATGTTGTAGCATGGCCAACTTCCTCACTAGGGGAGGAAAGTAGACTCTAAAATTCATGAAGGTTGACACCCAGCACTACTTTTCCCATAGGTATCTAATTTTTCACAATATGGGAAAACTCACACTTTTATTTGGGTGGAGAGGGGAAAAGTTTTGCCCTGGGAAATCAGCATAGTCTTGTTTGTACCTTCTGGTCTGTGTTTTTATATTGTTTAGGTGTCAAACTAAAGAAAATAACTAAATACAATTTTAGGGTTCCATAGTTGTCattcatatatatacatatatttatttatacatttattttaaaaggtgtCTGCCTTTGTTGGAATACCTTCAATACTGAGATACTAATTGCAGAAGGAGTAtctttagagatttttttttaattcttgtaaGCACtatgatttttctcctttttcccaaGATGAGTGTTTTCATAGATATGCCTTTAAGAAGTGAAAATTTTATGTTCTtgtaaagatatttttaatatatgagTTACATACTCTATTTTATAAGGGAAAATGTAAGTTTTCCTAATGAACTGACCAATTCATTACCCATTCTCCCATCTTTTATCAACAAAATAGAGATCAGTGTGTGAATATCAACCATTTTGGCAGTTTTAGCTTGGCAGGATGGGAACTTTTTTAATGGGTTGGTTGGTGACTGACTGGCtttataaaaatttttttagcttcatcttggtgtttttctgttttggactctttttttgtgtgcttgTAGTACTAGTTCATGGCAGTGAAAATAGCTGATGAAGTGCAGCCAGATGAGTCTGGTTCATGCCCAGACACCAAGTTTTACTGTAACACAAAGCTGAGTTCAGAAaggcttttcattttcataaaaatacatCAGGTAACACATTAGGTTAATAATAGTCTTTGTTAGCAGCCCTGTCTCAGTTGTCCCAGCTCATCTGATGTGTGGTTGAGGTGATGGCTTTAGCTGTGAACCTGAGcctgcatatttttttctgctgaaggcAGTTCCTTGTGTGTAAGTACCAGACTGGGCTGACCATGCAGGTTGTTACCTGTCTGCATCCCTCAccttcagctgctcccacaAAATCCTGAGCACAAAACACCAACTTTAGGCCCACACCCACTCAGCAGGACTTCATTTCAGTGCTAGTTCTCACATATTTTCCTCTAATGAGACCAATAAATTTCTGCTGGCTGTCTCcaagctgcagcaggctgggaagagcaggtttgtgcagggctgctgcccagcactgcctgccagcCACACTTGGGGCTGGGTGACTCAGGGTGCCCAGgtggctccagctccagctgtcaCCATGTGCTTGAGGGCTGTTTCCCAACCTGTCTCACCCTGGTTTAGGAGAAGCCCCAGGCTGTCTACAGCACAGCTGAAATGGTGGCCTTTTCCATCTGAATTTTGAATTTAGGTGTTTGTTTggtaggaaaatatttctttctgcttcATGAGGTCCATGGAGGCTGAGGAATGCTGCCGGTGGATGAGTGTGGTTAGGCACAGTGTGCCAGGCAGGACAGGGTGAGATGTGGCTTCTGGAGGATCACAGGATGCCCTGGGAGAAATGAGGGAGAGCCAGCAAACCACCAGAGATGTGTCCTGGAGAAGTCCTGGGTGTCCTGACAGCACTGTCTGACCTTCTTCTTCTGCATGAAGgtttcacagctctgctgtgctcactCAGACAGGagatcccagcagctccttccacagccccacctcctcctgccgTGCCCCAGTTTGGTCTGGTTGCAAAACTACAtctcccagcaggcagcaggatcAGTGTTTTACCCAAACATGAGCTCACTTCCCTCTTGGCCATCTTGGCACCCTGCACAGAGAGCTTTCTGGGGCAGGGGGGGCTGCAGGTACAGCAAATAGCAAAATATCTGCAAACATGGCTGGGCATGGAGCAGACACAGGTAGGATTCCATGGCATTTGAGTTTCTGGGTTCGTCAGAGAGGTAAAACTTGGAATTCAGCTGTTTGGGGGTATGAGGAGCCTCTTCCATGCTGCATGTCTGTTTTCATGAAGGTCATATTAAAGGCAGGAGAGTTTGCAAAATGAGTTCATGTGAAAAACGCTTAGAACTTTACTAGGAATCTGTGGGAAATCTGGCTTGGATTTGTCTTTGAGTACCTGTGCAAAGCCAGTGTAGAAATGGGGTCATTTACAGTTTTACATGCAAATGAGGCATAGTTGGCAAACTTTGGGCAAGCAGAATAACAGAGCACTTAATGCATGGTTTTGTGCTGAGGCGGAGTCCTGAGACCTGGCCTGTGGGGCCTGAGGTGGTGGCAACAGATTTCATTCatgctgcagaaaaggaaaagcaaaatcccATTCCTGACTGGCAATGAGAAATGGGATTGTGCATGGTTGGAGGTGCTGTGCTTTCACCTGGCTGAGAAGGATTGGTGTCCAGCTCAGCTTGAAACTGAAATGTGTCTCATGGGTCACAGAGATGTGCTGTCAGGAAAATTGCCTCCAGGAGGCAGTTGCATGTTAACTTGGAGCTAGATTTTGGaagaaaactgcttttattCTGAGCCAGCAGGTGCtgcttgtgattttttttttgtgccctGTCTGGGGTGGGAATGGCTGGGGTAGAAAACTGGTCTGTAGGGTGAGCATTGCAAAGAACAAGAGAGACATAAAGTAAACTGAGAGTGAGATAAGGAGTAGAAATATGTGTGCACAGGGCTGAATCCATGGCAGGAGGTATCTTGAGAGATTTCACTTGGGTGGGAGGTGAACTGTTTTGTGCTCAGCATGGTGCAGACACACCAGCTTTGGGACTTGGTTGAGGGTGGTGGCTCTTTGACCTCCTCCTTGGAGAGAAAGGCAGTTGGAAGGGAGCAAACAAGACTTTTTGCACTGctgttggttgggtttttttcagtgggaTGGTCTTGTTCTTTCCaggtggtattttttttttttttttttttttttttttttttttttttttttgtttaatagtCTGTAGAGTTTGTGCATTAAGCATTTAATTTTGCAGTGAGTTGGCAATGACTCACAACAAAAACCCAGCTTGCAGCTAGGAAGCAATGAAACAGCAAACTAAGGAAAACTGGAGAGAAAGTCAGGCTGAGCTCAGGTAGGGTGTTTGGTTTCTCATGATAGagtagaatttaaaaaaatatttaaatattttctctgtgttaTGTAAAGCAGAACTCTGGCAATGACTACAGGCAGTGGAGCATTACCACCTTGGAACTTGGCTAGGAAATTAATTACTGAGTGTGAATATAATGCCATTTCCAGCTTTTGGAGCAGAGATGGGATGATCTGTTCAACAGCTGATCTGCTGACACACCTGGTGGGATGCATCTTTCTTGGGGGAGAAAGTTCtagcacaggagctgggagagcttgTTGATAGGGCCTTAAACTAGcttggaaaggggaaagggacaAAACCAGGGTCAACAGCGAAGGGCAATGGGCTGGAGTCCCTAAACTTGAGGGAAGCAGCACTAATAGGATCCCTAAATCTGCATCACCAGGTGCTGGTCACAGTGCACCACGCCAGAAATGTCTCTGCATTAATGCACCCAGCAGGAGGGACCAGTGAGGAGCTTTGGCCCAGTCTCAGAGATCTGGCATCAGTGAAACCTGGTGGGAGTTTTCCCTGTGACTGGAGTGCCCTGAGGGACAGTTCCAGGCTCctcaggagggacagaggggtgGCACTGTGTGTGACAGAAGGGTTGGAGTGTCAGGAGCTCACAATTGGCAATGGCACAGTTGAGAACCTTTGGATAAGAATCAAAGGGCAAACAAATAATGCAGTTTCACTGTGGGAGTCTGCTCTGGACTTCCCAGCCAGGATGATGACACTGACAAATTATTCCTTGAGGAATTAAGGGATGATTCCAAGTCAGCTGCCCCAGGGGACTTCAACCTGCCAGGAATTAAGTGGGAGCATCCCACAGCTGGTACAGCCTGGGCCAGGAGGCTCCTAAGACACCTGCATGACAACTTTATGGAGCAGGTCCTCAGGGAGCTGACTTAGAAGATGATCTTCATCTCCTGCTTGTCATCAGAGAGGATCTCATGAGCAAAGTGAACTTTGAGACCACAGAGCCATCACCAAATCTCTGGTGACAGGAAGAAAAGTGCCTGAAAAACCTCAACTCTGGCCGTGAAacctcaggctgctcagggaattAATGAGTAAGGTGCCCTGGGAAATGTTTCTGCTGGGGTCAGTGCTGGTCACTTTTAAACATCATCTCCTaagggcacaggaacagcagtTCCTAAATGTCAGAAGGCAAGCAGGTGAGGCAGAAGGCTTGGCTGGCCAGggatttctcttggaaataagATGGAATGGTGGAAGATGCCCAGTGGAAGCAAGGTCAGGTAATGTGGGAAGGACACAGAGGTGTTGCTCCCCACTGTATGAAAATTCATACAGGCAAAGCTCAATTGGAGTCAAAGCTGccaaaactgcagagaaaaataattttttttcaaatatataaatGGCAAAAAGCAGTTTAGAAATAACATTGCCCTGCTCAAGGATGAGGATGGTCACCTCACAaacagggacaaggacaaggcAAAGGTGtttaatgctttcttttaaaCCCAGTTAGCAGCTGTGCTGAAGGAAGAATTTCAGGGAACTGCCAGGTTGATGCTGCAGACCCCTCACTTAGAAGACTCAGGGAttttgttttggggatttttggtgagttttttattgttgttgttgttgtttgtatAATTTATTCCCTCAAGTTTTCTGTAGGAAGTGTTCCCCAGCTCAAGGAAACGGGTTAGCTGCCTTGTTAGCAACCAGCTGGCCCCTCACTGATAAAGCTGTGTAGAATTTGTGCCAGCTTAGCTTTCTGTGCCAGGGATCCCACTCAGAAGCAGGGAGAACTCAGCATCTCCTGGTGCAAAGCCTGGACAGCCAGTTCCAGTGCAGGGTGGAATTTGGCTTGGAAACTTTCTGGGGATGGAAAAGATGTAGGAACAGTCTGTGAGTTTGGAGGGgtggagcaggggcaggtgttGAAATAGAACTGACCTGTGTGCTCAGGGCCTGGGTTGTGGCCTGAGTGACTTCCTGAAGGAAAGAGATCAAGGTGATCAGGTTGCTGATGggtgtgtggttttgtttcatgAGTGTTGTGTGAGATCTTTTAGAaccacaggatggtttgggatgaagggaccttaaagctcatcttgttccagccccctgccatgggcagggacaccttccacctcACCAGGTTGTAGAGGAATGGGGTCTTGGAGATGCTGGGTCCCTAATGGCTTCCAGGAAGTGCAGAAGGTGACTCCAGGAATGTTTTTGTAAAGAAAGAGGATGCAGAGAGAGCTTCCCTGTTATAAGGCAAAAGAGGAGCTGTGCTTATGAATGCAAGAGAATCTGCATTTAAGAGCACCCCCTCTGAGTGTGAAGATTTAAGTGTGCAGAAGGGTGACCAGGGTCTCTTGTGCTGCAAATTCTCAGATGCCATTTGCATTCTTGATACTATCATACACTTACCTGTTAAGCCATTAAGTGGGGTTTTGTCAAAATTAGTGGGGTTTTTGTAAAAATGATGTGCCAGGAGTTTAGACCTTTAAAAGGGATATACAGGCTCCTTCATCAGTGTCTTGACAGTGACTGTGTCTATAAACCTGAAATTTGAAACAAAGCAGCTCAGCATAGAACTTCTTGTTGCTACAGTAGTCTTGCATTTACCTGCCCCAACCATGACATAAAAAAGCAAATTGCTTTTCAAATAGCTGTGGGTttcgcttttttttttttctggtggatTCAATCAGACTCTCTCCTGTCTGCCTCCCCTCTTGCTTTTCCACTCTTCCagccaggaaggaaaaaattcttaGTGCACCAGTCAGAGCCCAACACTGAAGGTAAGAAGAGCATGGGATGAGATCAGGATGTCTGCACCCACCACACTTCACTGTGCCCCTGGTCTTTGCTCACTTCTGCTGCTCTTGACTTTTCCAAGCCACATGAGAATTAAAGAGCTCTTTAGCTTTGCTGCCATCTAGGTAGTTTAGAAAAGTAATAATGATCATTTGGCTGTGCTGTTTGCCCAAGTGCCAGAGACTTCAGGATGTACAGTTCCATCTTCACTTCTCAGCTGGCTGCAACTCCAGCCCTTGGGAGGTGAGACCAGCTCAGgcacctgcagccaggctgggtgctgcacagcaaggcagtgGGATGGTGGAAATGGCTTCCCTTGGCTTCTCTTGGTTTATAATCAAGTCTAAAGAGTGGGAATGGCTACAGCCATTCCTTTCATCCGTTGTTTGGATGCTTTTCCTGAAGTGCAAGCAGCAGAAAGTGAAGTGCCCTATGAAAGCACTGTGGTGACAGAAactgtcctgctcctggcatGCTGACCCaggagagggcagcagcagcccaggctgcaggctcctgcagcttttccaaagCTTTGCTTTTCACTTCCATCATGGGAAATGAGCCTGCAAAGAGCttgaaaagaaatgcagcagagaGTGAAAGGCAAACAGCTGGAGGGAGGAGCAGTATGCTGCTTATCCACAGAACTGTGTGTTCCCCTCATGGAACTGCAAAGGTGAGTACAAGGAGATACTGTGCAGTACACTGACACTGCTGCACAGGCTGTGGGAACCCCTTTCCAAGTCCTGGGGACTGCACAGTCTGACAGGGTGTTCTACAGATCCTGGCTCTGATGCTGTGGACCTCTATCACTGATTTCCTAGTGAGCTCTCATGTTTCCTCATGTTGCTTCCCTTGCGAAATACTTAAGGATAGAGCAAAGCAAGTAGCAGCACTTTACTGACATGGGCTGGCTTTTCACACGTGCTGTCTGTGGGAGAATGGGTACCACAAGTGGTCTCTTTAGCCAGGAAAgctgctcttccttctcctctggcATTGCAGATGTGGACTGTCCTTCCTCCTTGCTCAATCTTTTAGCCTGACATTTCATAAAGAGCACAGTGAAACTCAGACTGGTCAAGCAAATTTTGGCCATAGCTTTACTCTTAGGTTGTGATTTCTGCCTGCAGTTTAGTCTGTGCCCTTTAGATCAGCCAGGCAGCTTGTTCTTGTATTCTTGATCTCTAGGTGTGGAAACAcccccctgcagcacccacctTGCCAGGATGAAATATTTCTGCCATGCAGGGGAAGAGGCCATGCTTTAAGCTTACTTCAGTCATATTTCTCTGCATAACAGACTACTGAGAGTAGCAGGCACCCTGTTTGTGTGGGAATCCATCTTTCCCAACATCCCACGGGTGATGTTTTGCTTTCTATACTTACACCTTAGTAATggatctgctctgctctttACCTGGCTTTAAATTGTCTGTCTCCATTtttctgatgtatttttttcaggtCACAGCCTCTGAAAGTAAAATGCAAAACTGTTTATCAAAACTCTCCTACAACACCAAGCCTGATACAGTTcaagaggcatttggacaatgctcccaggcacatggtgtgactctttggcatggtcctgtgcagggccagtagttggacttggtgatccttgtgggttccttccagctcatcttattctgtggttctgtaaaATGATTTGTTAAAGAAGTTTTAACTTTGTGAAATAGGCCTTGGTTGCTTTTTCATAACTGCAGTGACAAAGGGAAGTGTCTTTCTCTTTCGTTTACTCTTTGCCTTACAGGCACCCAGGTATTTTTAAGATGTTTGCATTAGTCCAGAGCCTTAGTAGAACAGCTTCTGAATGATCCTTCCTTGTCTCTTTGTACAAGTTCAGGCCATTGTTAacctcttaaaaaaatattatagcCAAACTTTGATCTTGAATATGCACACAGcctgattttcttttgaaatgagGACTCATTTCCTGAGCCTCTGAAACAAACAGGAACAGTGTGTGCTCAGTGCTTGAGAGAGATCAGCCCAGAGTGTTAGAGGCTTCATTATCATTTAATGATTATTCTTTGTGCTGAGCTTTCAGTCATCTTCTTCCCTGCATGTGGCTGGGAGTGGGATTTTCTTTCAGATCAAGCTACAGAGAGGAGTCAGAAATGAACCCACCTGCAAGAGTGCTCTCTGTGTGGAAACAGACCCACTTTCCATGACTCCCCcttggagctggcactgctctgaACAAAAGCATTCCTGTGCTGTTGAACCATTTCTGAGGTGTTTTGTGTTCACCtccagccagctgcaggcagctcacaGCAACCTGCAGAGCACAGATCCCTGagttttccttcttccttctgtcTTTTGCTCCACAGAGACTCCCCAGCTGAACCCTGTGATGGAACCCCTGTCCTGGATGCTGGGCACCTGGCTCTCAGACCCACCAGGAGATGGCACCTTCCCTACAATGAAGCCCTTCCAGTACTTGGAGGAAGTGCACATCTCTCACGTGGGACAGCCCATGCTCAACTTCTCGTAAGTCAGGGGATCTGCCAGgcttggcagcagctcctggattGGAGCAGCCGTGGATTTGTTGGTTGGGTTTCTTTTCCAGTGgcaaagaacagaaattttcaCCTTAATTCATCAAAGTACATAAATTTCCACCTCATTTTCAAAACAAGATGATGATGCTGTGGTGTGTGACTGCATGGTCTAACTTTGATTTTCCTTGAAAACTTGTGATTAATTAGCATTACAAATGCCAGCTACAGTGGCCCATGAAGGGTAATTTTAGATGATTAGCtttaaggcatttacagcatAGTGTGGCaaaagctgataggccaagaaatGCTTATAATATATTGTAATTAAGAAATAGCTTCTGGTTGAGATAGCATGAgttataacatctgtattgtctcacccttcacattaaactgaaaatggaataaaagtttttaaaacacctctcagttgcgCCATCTCTGAGTCAGAAGAGGGCATAATCTGACAAAAACTTGTGATTAATTGGCATTCTGTGTGAAATTCCCACATAGAATAAATGGAGGAGCTGTGACATGGCTACCAGGTGTCTCCATTTTAAGCTGTAGTCCTCAGTCTTCACCACTGTGAAAATCTGAGAAAAATTAGTGCTTATCAAACGATgtgggacaggaggcaggtaGCTTAACTACTTGTTTTGGCTTCAAGTGGTTGTTCtaagaaaaatcaaaagaaatcCAGAGAGAGGGAAGTGACAAACTGGCTACTGCTCAGTAGTGCTCCAGTGTTCCTTCAGCAGGGGTGAGTTGGAAAGTGTGTTGCTTtgaaaaccaagaaaagaagaattacAAGATGGAAGTGCTGTGTGAGAGATGCCCTGTGTTCCTGGagtgtgctggagctgccagctcagcctgggaCTGCTTTAGTCCAGTTTCCAAAAGAAACAGAGCTCTGACAGTCTTGCTCTGGCTgcacctccctccccagcttGGGAACAGTTCCTTATTTGAgtcacctttttctttttgccccTCCTTTTCTTTGTGTGTCAAGAAGTTACAGACCTGTGAGCTGTTGAGCTTTAGGAAGCACCTGGAAAATAGGCAGGACAGTCCCTGTATCCCTTAAATGCTCCAAGCACTGAAAACTGCCTGATTtaagtttgtttttcctttgaaaagtaTAATCACCCATCTTATGGGGGACCAAACCTACAGTTCTTAAGGCATCCTGAAGAATAAATAAGAGTCTGAGCTGAATTTGTTATCTTTTTGGAGGAAGTGATGGGAGAAATATGTCTGCTCTGTTGCTTTCTACAGCAAGGAATATACAGACAAAACAACTTTTCCAGGTGTAAAAACTAAATAAGGATGATACAGTAATTCCAGATATTTATTTGAGAAAAGGAAGTTTTTGAGACACATGTGGCTTCAGCGTCTGTGAAACATCTGAGAGGTTTCTGAGCTAGTTCTTAGAAAGAGCCAGGGGTCATGGAAGGTCCAAAGCTTGAACTTGAACTTAAGGACTTAAGTCTTTAAGTTTGACTTAAAGACTTAAACTTCAAGACTTAAAGACTTGAACTT
This window harbors:
- the THAP4 gene encoding peroxynitrite isomerase THAP4 isoform X1: MVICCAAANCSNRQGKARHGAVSFHRFPLKDSKRLIQWLKAVQRDNWTPTKYSFLCSEHFTKDSFFKRLEDHHRLLKPTAVPTIFQLVEKKHGKLDYVRSRRKIARQVLVKDGEAPQEGGGEVAHRSPSSGQDFMVMQGTKEMEEATLKEEIGSVPKEEQALHSQLDGPRRRTLGDHLGTKAGVQVKPERSPGKDCARGSWAGSWVADRSGVSVDDFTPPASGACKFIGSLHSYSFSSKHARERPSLPKEQLERKRPKRDVEPSCSSQPLGHDKAVAEASPTSSLTATPQKPSQGLSASPADLTPRPAAEAVLGRKGDTDANPMSINEVIMSASGACKLIDSLHSYCFSSRQSKSQVCCLREQVEKKNGELKLLRQRISRSDSQVRKLKEKLNEMKRNTFPYLNSLISQDCETPQLNPVMEPLSWMLGTWLSDPPGDGTFPTMKPFQYLEEVHISHVGQPMLNFSFNAFHPDTRKPMHRECGFIRLKPDTNKVAFISAQNTGLVEVEEGEVNGQELSIASHSIARISFAKKPHVEQITRKFRLNSDGKLEQTVSMATTTQPMTQHLHITYKKVTP